The genomic DNA ACATGGTTATTTGCTtctaattattatataaaaagtCCCTCTTCTTATTTCCTAATTTATgtgtatttaaaaacatatataactTTATATCTTATAACATATGGGAAGTATCATATTTTTATACAAAGTTAAAGCATCATTATCTATTCTTTCAACCCCTTTATCTTCTCCCAACTcctaaatctataaaatatagaatagaacATCACTGTAGATATGACCATCATTAAAGGCATATATTAGATTACGCATTATATATAGTATTAGGTCCCTTACTTGTATTATTAGTATGACctttgaaaagttattttaatctctctctgggcttcagttttctaatctttGAAATGatgaggttgaactagatgggtTTGAAGACCCTTCTGTCTTTGGTTCTGTGATCTTATGGTGAAAGTTGCACAAAAAACTAAGTTGCCCTTTATGAATAAGACCAACATTCATGATACAAATATTAATTAGccacaaataaattaatataatttaaattaaatataccatgtatgtccaaaaatattaaatgtgtttgatatacttattaaaaatttattcagaGGAATTTCTTATCAAGAAGGAATCAAATTGTTGTCTATCTAAAATAATCAAATCAAGTTTACAGGGTAGAGTTACAGGGTAATTCATTCTTAAATAATGCGGTAGAGAATTTGATGGTTAGAGAGTTCAGTTTAATACAAGTGTTTATCCTTTCTTCTCAGGAATCTTACAAAAAGTTGTTACCTTTCCAAATTGATGCTAGCAATAGTGTCTTTGAAGATGAACCTAGCTggttacaaaagaaaaatcaagaggtATTATCtgtgtgcacatatataaatatattttatataagatgtattaattgttttataataaatACCTTAAAAATCAAGACAAAAATTTATGTATCCTAGATAAAGTTTCAAAATTGTGCCTCTTACATATCACTTTACTAGAAGCTTTGAGCCTTTAATATTTAATAGACTTCCTCTTAATCATGACTATTCCTGTAATGAacttaaaaattttcaatattcatgtcAATGGCTCCTTCCAAGTTATCAGCTTTCTCAACTGCCatggatatatacacacatacatacatatatatatatatatatgtatatatatatgtatatatatacatatatatatatatatataatcagtcaCTTTTAGTGAGATCATACCTTGCATTTAATCATCACCCATAATAATTTTCACCTCTGTGCTCCTGAATTCTGagatttaccttttttattcagTCTCCTTTTATCTTTCACTCTGCCTTATTCCTCCTAAACCCATTCTTCATCCTAATTGTGACCTGCAATGAATGTTTTTCTGCATTTCTAATCTTTCATTACCTCTATCATTACCtcacttttctcctttcacttacTTGATCCTATAGTTGACTGGTTTAGCTATATACCCTCCTCAGATCATCTTCTCCATCTCACCCATAAATCTTCCATCCTCAAATAATACATCCATACCCATAACTATTgtcctacatacatatatatatatatgcatatatgaaatgTATGTCCTCACAAAAGGGGATCAGAAAtagagtggggaagaatggacCTAGTAggtgctgttgttgttgttttgttttattttgttttgaggagggagagatttGGGTGAAATAGAGGGGACAATCAACAACTCTTTACAGCATGTTTCAAtgaaaaattgaggccatttacTGAGCTATCTCTTAAGCCTTCCTCATCTTATACCATGCCTTCCTCCACTATTACCTCCTACACccatttcacattttaaaatgtccCTTTTGCTTGCCAAGGCTAACCTATCTACATGTACAACTGATCCTGCCTTCTCAAGCAGACTGTACCCTTTATGTATCTCTCTAATCTCTTACtaatcttcaatttctccctAATGATTGCCGCTCTACTGTCTACAAACTCAttcatgtcttttttctttcttactgctCCCAATCAACCCacatttttaacagatgaggagactgagggccagaaaggtttattttcttcactgagatCATATAGAGCCAGAtttggcagagccaggatttgaaattAAACCTTGTGATCCGAAGTTCAGTAATTTTGCCACTGTAATACATTTCTCCtcaattttgtcttttaatattGTTCTATATAATAGATTAGTGGTTTATGTCTATTTAAGTAACTTTCTTCCAACTCTACATGGAAAGCAACAGATgagaatgaaaaagaggaaacaaaatgttataatacttatttttcacatttttcacaatttttcattcatttatgtatgTTCCTTTTTCTAAGCGgctcttttaaaaatacactttgtagtttttttcattattcttactTTGTAAATACTGTGTTTGTGAGATGATATCTTGTCAGATTCCATAATTGTTTTtctcagtctttattcttcttgatTCATTGACACTGCTGATCAGCTTCCCTCATcctcaatatttttcttctctgtatttttcaAATGCCACTTCTATCTTCTTCTCTTACTAGTCTGATTTTCTTCTTAATAATCATCCATACTCTCAAATCTTGAGTGTTCCCCCCACTCATGTTACAAATTGGATGTTCCAGAAATACTTCTTCAAACCTTACATGTCCTTCAAGAgaagtcattatctttcctcccccccaaaaaaaccattTCTTCCAATATCCCTATTTCTGAAGGAACTACCATTCTTCAGTCTCCCATATATGTATGTCTTTATCCTCACCTCATCACTCTTCAGTTTATAAAATTTGCCATTTCTCTATTACTTGTTTCTGACTTCTTTTCTCTACTTACCAAGCTACAATCTTAATTCAAGTCCTCTTTATCTCAACTGGAATATTGCAGTGGTTTCCTAATTAGACTCCCTGTCTCaatccagtccatcctccatccAGATACCAAAGGATATCTTAAGAACTGATCTATTTTGTTTCCCTACTCAGTGAATTCTAGTTACTTCTTACtgtctctaagataaaatatataaactcttATGTTTAGCTTTTAAACCTCTACACACCCTGatcccaacctatctttccaaccTTACTGTACATAATTCCTCATTCCCTACTTTGCAGTCTAGTTCTATTGACCTTCTCACTGTTCTCACCAATGACTCTCCACCCCacgtttctgtctctatctctgcaCTGGGCTTGTACCTCATGCCTGGAATACATTCACCTTCACctctaaaaatttctcttttctttcaagatAACAACTTTCTACAtaaaacttttcctgattccctctaTCACAACTactagtgtcttccctctctaCTTTGTATTTAGAATGCATGCATtctatatgtatagatgtatgtgtgtgtgtgtgtgtgtgtgtgtgtgtgtgtgtgtgtgtgtgcgcgcgcgcgtgtgtgtgtgtgtgtgttgtatccCCTTGTTAGGACACTAACTGACACTCCTTGTGAGTAGGgattatttaattctttgtgTCCCTGGTCTCCAGTACCGTATTTGGTAGTAGTAAGtgggtaattaataaatgctgttgattgcttaattgattgattgtttgatgtTTCAGGCCatcaaaaaagagattaaaatatttagtggaaaaaaggaaaaaataaaagaaggaatcaAAACTTTATCTAAAACTGTAAGTGTTATATCATTTATACTTTAATTAAATATGGCTATAACTCAAATGCTATTTCCTGCTTAGttttgtgtatacacacacacacacacacacacacacacacacatatatacatatctatatatatatatatatatatatatatatatatatatatatatagatatatatatatatatatgtatgaatgacAGGCCTGTGTACTGCTCCAAATGCTTGCAAGCTCAGTTTTCTTGTTATATTATAGGAAGTGAGTTATTATACATTCAGATGCTCCATCAGTGTCAATGATGgaggaaaaaagagcaaaatatgTGGAGAAATGAAGAAGTTAGACTATCGTTAGTAAAATATTCAGAGGAATTGTCTGGAACAAATGCATGGtcttccttcaatatttttatgtTAATGTAGGTTCTTAAAGAAgctggaaaatattttcttttaaaaaaatcaacatactCCACATGAAATATAGAAGAATTAAAAGactctttgccaacaaaactgaacatgtcTATTCATAAGTATATGTATTGCAATGAATAAGCCAAATTTAGAATTCAACTAATCTTAATGGTTAAATCCTAGCAATAAGAAATAGTACTTATATTGATTTTTGCAGAATGACATTGAAATAGCATTTTAAAGCTTATGCTACTTACTTGTTcactattattttctattatttaattcAGATTCAGCATATGATGGAGGAAAATGAGTTGGCATCTGAAATTACACAACTAGAACAGCAGGAATTCAATCTGGAtattgaagaaatggaaagaattcatgatgaaggTGAAGAAGAACTGGAAAATGTATGTGAAAATTTGCTTGAAGCATCCTTGTTTATTATATTCATAGACCAAAAAGGAGCAAAATGGCAACTTTTCCAATATAGTTAGAAAAAAACTTAAGTTTATATGGGatatacaaataataaattgatTTATTCAAGTAGTCAATATTTCCTGAGCACTTATTATGTGTATAACACTTTGCAAGGTACAAGAAGAGCTGCCAAAGAGAGTGTTATTTTATGCATCTTTGTGGAGGTGTTAGCACCAAATGGAAGCACAACATGGCAGGATTtcatgataatttcatcctttagaaagtagagaaataaatagggaaaattattttctagatcTGATTGTCACTAGGAGAAAGAAACTGGTTTCTGATTTAAAGATGGAAATTGAGGGTAAACAACCTTGATCGTAGAATGTataatagaggagagggaagttGACATATAGTTTAGATTTTTGGAGAGCAAATTTCTAAGGTTTGAAGAAAAGACAGGTGGAATAACAATGGTCTAAAATGCTATAGGGTATATCAACTTAGAAGGAAtgggaaattttcaaaaaatgaaattatgaaataaaaaagggaaacaattccaatgaaaaagggaaaatggagttCTCTGGAGAGACCTACATGAATGATATGTAAAGGAGATGGAAGCAAGGGTGGGGAGGCAtcaaatttttttgttaatttgatttttaaatttctctaaaataacaatgatgataactagtatttataaagttcatatatatatttatatatcatctcatctgatccttacaGAAAGCtttgaggtaagtgctattattatttctcttttgatgatgtttgtctttcctactcaaagaagacaatgatataGGAAGGTGATACATGACAAGCCAAGTGACTTGGATTTGACTAAATggattgctgtgctaagtcaccaggctcactttctc from Macrotis lagotis isolate mMagLag1 chromosome 4, bilby.v1.9.chrom.fasta, whole genome shotgun sequence includes the following:
- the LOC141520459 gene encoding cilia- and flagella-associated protein 43-like, translated to MVFSYDGKSIIVNGKEDGAFVCLKWKSLSGPLVHKVTEYFQMSLPFLENNILEQNLYIIHLKDTKIFSESLPEYTESYKKLLPFQIDASNSVFEDEPSWLQKKNQEAIKKEIKIFSGKKEKIKEGIKTLSKTIQHMMEENELASEITQLEQQEFNLDIEEMERIHDEGEEELENVCENLLEASLFIIFIDQKGAKWQLFQYS